One window of the Pseudomonas knackmussii B13 genome contains the following:
- a CDS encoding transposase produces MVALRYGAVYAKATTEVARRRFPESLKREAVSLVLAGTPLRHVAESLGIAERLLGEWKGQYEQQGGDGYEAFG; encoded by the coding sequence ATGGTAGCTCTTCGATACGGGGCGGTCTATGCCAAGGCGACCACTGAGGTAGCCAGGCGACGTTTTCCCGAATCCCTCAAGCGCGAGGCGGTAAGTCTGGTGCTCGCTGGTACGCCGCTTCGCCATGTGGCTGAGTCGCTCGGCATCGCTGAACGCCTCTTGGGCGAATGGAAGGGGCAGTACGAGCAGCAAGGTGGCGATGGATATGAAGCCTTCGGTTGA
- a CDS encoding mannose-1-phosphate guanylyltransferase/mannose-6-phosphate isomerase: MLIPVIICGGAGTRLWPVSREAHPKPFMPLPDGQNLLQKTLLRALALDSVSEVMTVTNRELFFKTEDEYRALKANNGNCLSYVLEPFGRNTAAAVLAAAMQLQQTHGPDALMLVLPADHLIKNTDAFAQAVANAAKLASTGWLVTFGIQPQYPETGFGYIESATGTLDGGLQVKRFVEKPNLEKAQEYLAAGNYFWNSGMFCFRVGTLVDEMEANAPDVSEAVAATIAASRLTEAKAHRCLSLDAELFANVPDISIDYALMERSNKVATVPCDLGWSDIGSWNALSELTAEDSNGNRFEGEVLSHGAHNNYVQSPERLAALVGVQNLIVVDTPDALLIAHKEHTQDVKQIVSQLKKNGHSAHLLHRTVHRPWGTYTTLEEGHRFKIKRIVVKPGASLSLQMHHHRSEHWIVVTGMAKVVNGEQSIMLNSNESTFIPAGHQHRLENPGVIDLVLIEVQSGDYLGEDDIVRYEDIYGRTSS, translated from the coding sequence ATGTTGATCCCGGTGATCATTTGCGGCGGCGCAGGCACTCGCCTGTGGCCAGTTTCGCGCGAGGCGCATCCCAAACCGTTCATGCCCCTCCCGGATGGGCAGAACCTGCTGCAGAAAACACTGCTGCGCGCCCTCGCCCTGGACAGCGTGTCGGAGGTCATGACGGTCACCAATCGCGAGCTCTTCTTCAAGACGGAAGACGAATACCGCGCACTCAAGGCAAACAACGGGAACTGCCTCAGCTATGTTCTGGAGCCGTTCGGCCGCAACACAGCTGCCGCCGTTCTCGCCGCAGCCATGCAACTGCAACAGACACACGGCCCCGACGCTCTCATGCTGGTCCTGCCGGCTGACCACCTGATCAAGAACACCGATGCTTTTGCCCAAGCCGTGGCCAATGCGGCCAAGCTGGCCAGCACCGGCTGGTTGGTCACCTTTGGCATCCAACCGCAGTACCCGGAAACCGGCTTCGGCTACATCGAAAGCGCTACCGGCACTCTCGATGGCGGCTTGCAAGTCAAACGCTTCGTCGAGAAGCCGAACCTCGAGAAAGCGCAGGAGTACCTGGCAGCAGGCAACTACTTCTGGAACTCGGGCATGTTCTGCTTCCGCGTCGGCACGCTGGTCGATGAAATGGAGGCCAATGCCCCGGACGTCAGCGAAGCGGTAGCCGCCACCATTGCCGCATCCCGCCTGACCGAGGCCAAAGCCCACCGCTGCCTGTCGCTGGATGCGGAACTGTTCGCGAATGTTCCGGACATCTCCATCGACTACGCCCTGATGGAGCGCTCGAACAAGGTCGCCACCGTCCCCTGCGACCTGGGCTGGAGCGACATCGGCTCGTGGAATGCCCTGAGCGAGCTGACAGCCGAAGACAGCAACGGCAACCGCTTCGAAGGCGAAGTACTTTCCCACGGCGCGCACAACAACTACGTGCAAAGCCCGGAGCGGCTGGCCGCGCTGGTAGGCGTACAGAACTTGATCGTGGTCGACACCCCCGACGCCTTGCTGATCGCACATAAAGAGCACACGCAAGACGTCAAGCAGATCGTCAGCCAGCTCAAGAAGAATGGTCACAGCGCACACTTGCTGCACAGGACCGTTCACCGCCCCTGGGGCACCTACACCACCTTGGAAGAAGGCCATCGGTTCAAGATCAAGCGCATCGTGGTCAAGCCCGGCGCATCGCTGTCGCTGCAGATGCACCACCACCGCAGCGAGCACTGGATCGTCGTAACCGGCATGGCCAAAGTGGTCAACGGCGAGCAGAGCATCATGCTGAACAGCAACGAATCGACCTTCATCCCGGCCGGCCACCAGCATCGCTTGGAAAACCCCGGCGTAATCGACTTGGTGTTAATCGAAGTGCAGAGCGGCGATTATCTAGGCGAGGACGATATCGTGCGGTACGAAGATATCTACGGGCGGACCAGTAGCTGA
- a CDS encoding ABC transporter permease, producing the protein MLGMFRSLWTYRGFVISSIRNEFAARFSRSKLGGLWMIIHPLSQVAIYALILSNVLATKLPGIENKYAYSLYLMAGMLGWSLFSEIISRLLNLFIEQGNLMKKMKFPRITLPTITIGAALLNNILLFVALLLVFALLGAPPHAGMISIIPLTLITVALASGIGLILGVLNVFVRDIGQVVPIVLQIWFWFTPVVYPANIIPDKYQTYLAYNPMYPLITSYHEALVYSNPLEFKRIFIIAAVALVLMALGLFMFRRSAPEMVDVL; encoded by the coding sequence ATGCTTGGAATGTTTCGCAGCCTCTGGACCTATAGAGGGTTCGTCATATCCTCTATCCGCAACGAGTTTGCAGCACGCTTTTCCAGAAGCAAGCTTGGCGGACTCTGGATGATCATTCATCCACTCTCGCAGGTTGCCATATACGCGCTAATACTTTCCAATGTATTAGCCACAAAACTTCCCGGCATAGAAAATAAATATGCATACTCCCTTTACCTCATGGCCGGCATGCTCGGCTGGAGCCTTTTCTCTGAAATCATATCGCGCCTGCTAAATCTATTCATCGAACAGGGGAATTTGATGAAGAAAATGAAGTTCCCCCGCATCACACTCCCTACAATCACCATCGGCGCTGCATTATTAAATAACATTCTACTTTTCGTAGCACTACTGCTCGTCTTTGCACTCCTAGGAGCTCCTCCGCACGCGGGAATGATATCAATCATTCCGCTGACGCTTATCACCGTGGCTCTGGCATCCGGTATCGGCCTTATCCTGGGGGTTCTCAACGTCTTCGTTCGCGATATTGGCCAAGTAGTCCCTATCGTCTTACAAATTTGGTTCTGGTTCACACCAGTTGTTTATCCAGCGAACATAATTCCAGATAAATACCAGACCTACTTAGCCTACAATCCGATGTATCCGCTGATCACCTCCTACCATGAGGCTCTAGTCTATAGCAACCCTCTCGAATTTAAGCGAATTTTCATAATCGCTGCTGTTGCTCTAGTACTCATGGCGCTCGGGCTATTCATGTTCCGTAGATCAGCACCTGAAATGGTGGATGTGCTATGA
- a CDS encoding ABC transporter ATP-binding protein — translation MTLLVADRLGKAYCSYRSEWQRILRWFHFPTKPSSEHWVIRDVSFSIEQGEAIAIVGKNGAGKSTLLKMITGTLQPSEGAVHIQGRIAAILELGMGFSPELSGRQNVIHVAGLMGIDSEQISQLLPEIESFADISEYFEQAVRTYSSGMQVRLAFALATAIRPDILIVDEALAVGDAAFQRKCFRRIQEYQALGTTLLLVTHDTETVKKTCNKAIYIQDGKVAAYGSAKSVCDTYERALLGAPAKESKTSTHPSQVEKPKLVDPTLKSDCEVSYGDGRAEIEDIWLETDEGTIANLFKPGQKLILKYRVRFNYELEDISFAFMIKTREGVSLVGMNTDHLLNVEPKRFSAGDSTVVSFTLDNAFAPGAYYVNCGVRRNNSNGTEFLHRRVDALIFRVQRGDEVEDKIGLINTPVSFSME, via the coding sequence ATGACGCTGCTTGTCGCTGACCGGCTTGGAAAAGCTTACTGCAGCTATCGATCGGAGTGGCAACGTATTCTCCGCTGGTTTCACTTTCCCACCAAGCCCAGCTCGGAGCACTGGGTCATACGTGACGTTAGTTTCAGCATTGAGCAGGGAGAAGCCATCGCTATCGTCGGCAAGAACGGTGCGGGAAAATCAACTCTGCTCAAAATGATTACCGGCACACTTCAACCCAGTGAAGGAGCGGTACATATTCAAGGGAGGATTGCTGCCATCCTTGAGCTGGGCATGGGCTTCAGCCCGGAACTTTCAGGGCGCCAAAATGTTATCCACGTGGCGGGATTGATGGGAATCGACTCGGAGCAGATAAGCCAACTGCTACCAGAAATCGAGAGCTTTGCCGATATTAGTGAATATTTCGAACAAGCAGTCCGCACCTACTCAAGCGGCATGCAGGTTCGCCTGGCATTTGCCCTGGCCACCGCGATTCGCCCTGACATTCTCATTGTCGATGAAGCACTTGCAGTAGGTGATGCGGCTTTCCAGCGCAAATGTTTTCGCCGCATCCAGGAATATCAGGCTCTGGGGACCACGTTACTGCTAGTCACTCACGACACTGAAACTGTTAAGAAAACATGTAATAAGGCCATCTATATCCAGGACGGCAAAGTCGCTGCCTATGGATCAGCAAAATCGGTCTGCGATACTTATGAGAGAGCACTACTAGGCGCGCCGGCAAAAGAAAGCAAGACGAGCACTCATCCGAGCCAGGTCGAAAAGCCTAAATTAGTTGACCCCACACTCAAAAGCGACTGCGAGGTTTCCTATGGAGACGGGCGCGCGGAAATAGAAGACATCTGGCTCGAAACAGATGAAGGCACGATAGCCAACCTCTTCAAGCCGGGACAAAAGCTAATACTCAAGTACCGCGTCCGGTTCAATTATGAATTGGAAGATATATCCTTCGCTTTCATGATCAAGACTCGCGAGGGAGTTTCTCTAGTCGGAATGAACACGGATCATTTGCTCAACGTGGAGCCTAAACGCTTCTCTGCCGGGGACTCAACCGTTGTGAGCTTCACACTCGATAACGCCTTCGCTCCAGGAGCCTACTACGTGAATTGCGGTGTTCGCCGTAATAATAGTAACGGTACGGAGTTCCTGCACAGACGTGTTGATGCTCTAATCTTCCGTGTTCAGAGGGGTGACGAGGTCGAAGACAAGATCGGCCTTATCAACACCCCCGTCAGTTTTTCGATGGAGTAG
- a CDS encoding glycosyltransferase, producing MKILIDLQSCQSGSKHGGIGRYSMNLASAMVRNSGAHEIHFLLNSSITEDLQELNAELQRLVPVDHIHMFSSVVPARESDDANKFRTRASEYVREALISSLQPDALFITSLIEGLGDDVITSVGNIFPSCSTAVILYDLIPLVEREKYLNDPRASAHYFRKLDEMKKAGLLLSISEFSRQEGIELLKLPSSQIKNISSAVDEKFQPTELPEEEIKAVKDKYGISDKFLMYTGSFDQRKNHAALIKAFAQLSLATRKGIQLLIVGNGWDGVYSRLRTIAAEAGLEPADILFAGKVPDQDLLALYNCCHLFVFPSLQEGFGLPVLEAMSCGTPVICSNVTSIPEVIDLDEALFDPYSVESISQKIAELLTNESLRKDIRQHGIIRAKEFSWDISAQKALAAIEQQFQPLHSELDAASVPTTIELINKVTALPEAAEATTSDLIALAIALEEVERVRYVTQQQLLRGKTNVGFITTWSSRCGIASYSEQLVKPLAVQPVIFAPYARELTHPDNWNVIRCWHQERDPLKILSARIDELEIETLVIQFNYGFFDFEMFSTFLEQQIDRKRKVIITLHSTTDPDGVEEKRLQRLTSSLSKCNSVLVHSKKDRKHLQQLGLENVSIFPHGVLEHTPRNARAVNARDFLIASYGFFLPNKGLLELIEAISILCAHGVSAKLIMVNSRYPAPESENLIKKAKEQIIRLNLHEQIRIIDDYLPDEESLALLEEADLLVYPYQKTGESSSAAVRTGLVTKRPVAVTPLPIFDDVKDAVFYLPGTSPQDISSGILEIIEQASIKSESFMKVMNQLEGWLKDHQFPEVSARLGELIAARNS from the coding sequence ATGAAGATTCTAATTGACCTTCAGTCGTGCCAATCGGGCAGCAAACATGGCGGAATCGGCCGATACTCGATGAACTTGGCATCAGCCATGGTCAGAAACTCGGGGGCCCACGAAATTCATTTTCTCTTGAATTCGTCCATTACGGAAGATCTGCAGGAACTGAACGCAGAATTGCAGCGCCTAGTCCCTGTGGATCATATCCATATGTTCTCTTCCGTTGTACCAGCCCGCGAAAGCGACGACGCCAACAAGTTCCGCACACGCGCGTCGGAGTACGTTCGCGAGGCACTGATATCTAGCTTGCAGCCTGACGCACTCTTCATCACCAGTCTAATCGAAGGCTTAGGGGACGATGTCATAACATCAGTCGGAAATATTTTCCCCAGCTGTTCAACTGCAGTCATTCTGTACGACCTCATCCCTCTGGTAGAACGGGAAAAATATCTGAATGATCCGAGAGCATCTGCACACTACTTCAGAAAGCTCGACGAAATGAAAAAAGCAGGTCTCCTGCTTTCTATTTCAGAATTCTCACGACAGGAAGGTATTGAACTACTGAAACTGCCTAGTTCCCAGATCAAAAATATCTCGTCCGCCGTGGATGAAAAGTTTCAACCAACCGAACTCCCGGAAGAGGAAATCAAGGCTGTAAAAGATAAATACGGAATTTCCGACAAATTCCTTATGTATACCGGCAGCTTTGACCAGAGGAAAAACCACGCCGCGCTGATCAAAGCATTTGCCCAGCTTTCCCTGGCGACGCGCAAAGGTATTCAGCTGCTCATTGTGGGTAACGGATGGGATGGTGTGTATTCGCGCCTACGTACCATTGCGGCTGAAGCTGGCCTAGAACCAGCCGACATCTTGTTTGCAGGCAAGGTTCCCGACCAGGACCTACTCGCTCTGTATAACTGCTGCCACCTTTTTGTGTTCCCCTCCCTGCAAGAAGGTTTTGGCCTACCTGTTCTGGAGGCCATGTCGTGCGGAACACCAGTCATATGCTCAAACGTGACCAGCATTCCCGAAGTTATTGACCTGGACGAAGCGCTATTCGACCCGTACAGCGTCGAAAGCATCAGCCAGAAGATTGCTGAGCTTCTGACCAACGAGTCACTGCGCAAAGATATCCGCCAACACGGGATTATACGGGCCAAAGAGTTCTCATGGGATATCTCCGCCCAGAAAGCGTTGGCGGCCATTGAGCAGCAATTCCAGCCCCTGCATTCCGAACTTGATGCCGCAAGTGTCCCGACGACAATTGAACTTATCAACAAAGTCACCGCTCTCCCTGAGGCCGCAGAGGCTACTACCAGCGACCTAATCGCCCTGGCGATAGCTCTGGAAGAAGTGGAGAGAGTTCGCTACGTCACCCAGCAGCAGCTACTTAGGGGCAAAACGAACGTCGGATTCATCACTACTTGGAGTTCCCGCTGCGGCATTGCTTCCTATTCAGAGCAGCTAGTCAAGCCACTAGCCGTTCAACCGGTAATCTTCGCGCCCTATGCGCGCGAACTTACCCATCCGGATAATTGGAATGTGATTCGATGCTGGCACCAAGAGAGAGACCCCCTAAAAATCCTCTCTGCAAGGATCGATGAACTGGAGATCGAAACCCTAGTAATCCAGTTTAATTATGGTTTCTTCGACTTTGAAATGTTCTCCACTTTCCTTGAGCAACAGATCGACCGCAAGAGGAAAGTGATCATCACATTACACTCAACTACTGACCCCGATGGAGTAGAGGAAAAGCGCCTGCAACGACTCACCAGCAGCCTATCCAAGTGCAATAGTGTACTGGTTCACTCAAAGAAAGATCGCAAGCACCTTCAGCAACTTGGTCTGGAAAACGTATCGATCTTCCCGCACGGGGTCCTTGAACATACCCCACGTAATGCTCGCGCCGTTAACGCACGCGACTTCTTGATAGCATCATATGGATTTTTCCTGCCTAACAAGGGCTTATTGGAGCTGATAGAGGCCATTTCCATACTTTGTGCCCACGGAGTCAGTGCCAAACTCATCATGGTGAATTCGCGTTATCCTGCGCCCGAATCGGAGAACCTGATCAAGAAGGCAAAGGAGCAGATCATCAGACTAAATCTGCATGAGCAGATTCGAATCATCGACGACTACCTGCCGGATGAGGAAAGCCTTGCTTTACTGGAGGAGGCCGATCTGTTGGTGTATCCCTATCAGAAAACCGGCGAGTCCTCCAGCGCCGCAGTACGTACGGGCCTAGTAACGAAGCGACCAGTTGCAGTTACACCACTGCCGATTTTCGACGATGTCAAAGATGCCGTGTTCTATCTCCCCGGCACCAGTCCGCAGGATATATCGTCCGGAATACTCGAAATCATCGAGCAGGCGAGCATTAAGTCGGAAAGCTTCATGAAAGTCATGAATCAACTCGAAGGCTGGCTGAAGGATCACCAGTTCCCAGAGGTCAGCGCGCGCTTGGGCGAATTGATTGCTGCGCGTAATTCCTAA